The Enteractinococcus fodinae genome has a segment encoding these proteins:
- a CDS encoding acyltransferase: MNIVESAEVSHEAVIGSGSSIWHLAQVREHAYLGDNCIVGRGAYIGPGVIIGENSKVQNYALVYEPAKLAEGVFIGPAVVLTNDTYPRAINPDGTQKQGDDWEPVGVTIERGASIGAGATCVAPVAIGSWATVAAGAVVIKDVPAYAVVAGTPARQVGWVGEAGVPLIREIPPDRWACPVTGAKYLELHGVLTREKA, from the coding sequence GTGAATATTGTTGAATCTGCGGAGGTCTCCCATGAGGCTGTTATTGGGTCCGGCAGTTCGATATGGCATTTGGCGCAAGTTCGAGAACACGCGTACCTTGGAGATAATTGCATAGTGGGTCGAGGGGCCTATATTGGTCCGGGCGTGATAATCGGTGAAAATTCGAAGGTACAGAACTACGCGCTTGTCTATGAGCCAGCCAAACTTGCGGAGGGCGTATTTATTGGGCCGGCCGTCGTGCTGACGAACGATACATATCCACGGGCGATCAATCCAGATGGCACACAAAAACAGGGCGATGATTGGGAGCCGGTGGGGGTGACCATTGAACGAGGCGCATCTATTGGCGCTGGTGCCACCTGTGTAGCCCCAGTCGCCATCGGTTCATGGGCCACCGTTGCCGCTGGTGCTGTGGTTATTAAAGACGTGCCCGCCTATGCTGTCGTTGCAGGAACCCCCGCGCGACAGGTCGGTTGGGTCGGCGAAGCTGGTGTACCTTTGATACGCGAGATTCCCCCGGACCGCTGGGCGTGTCCCGTCACAGGTGCGAAATACTTAGAATTACATGGCGTATTGACAAGGGAGAAAGCTTGA
- a CDS encoding DegT/DnrJ/EryC1/StrS family aminotransferase produces the protein MSGFIPPAKPIIGDDERAAVDAVLRSGMVAQGQEVAAFEQEFSSHFVPERTSIAVNSGTSGLHLGLLAAGVGPGDEVIVPSFTFAATGNSVALTGATPVFVDIEPETFGLDPAAVAAAITPQTKGIMPVHLYGHPARMRELTNIATEHGVDVYEDAAQAHGASLHGQSVGSFGQFAMFSLYPTKNMTSGEGGMVTVATDALARTLKLLRNQGMERQYDNEIIGFNARMTDIHAAVGRVQLTKVGSWTAMRQDNAAFFDANLEHVVTPTVVEGAVHVYHQYTIRVADDRDGFVAALKNEYNVGAGVYYPIPNHRLPSLAQYAPQLELPETEKAAREVVSLPVHPSLSTQDLERVVSAVNSVAKAGA, from the coding sequence TTGAGCGGATTCATTCCACCGGCGAAGCCAATTATCGGAGACGACGAGCGAGCCGCAGTGGATGCGGTATTGCGAAGTGGCATGGTGGCTCAAGGTCAAGAGGTCGCTGCATTTGAGCAAGAGTTTTCCTCTCACTTTGTGCCAGAACGTACCTCAATAGCGGTCAACTCAGGCACCTCTGGGTTGCATCTGGGCTTACTCGCAGCAGGAGTAGGGCCGGGCGATGAAGTCATCGTGCCGTCATTTACCTTTGCTGCGACAGGGAATTCTGTAGCACTGACTGGCGCAACGCCAGTATTTGTCGACATCGAGCCAGAGACCTTTGGCCTGGACCCGGCAGCGGTTGCTGCAGCAATCACCCCCCAGACCAAGGGTATTATGCCGGTTCACTTATACGGGCACCCTGCTCGCATGAGAGAACTTACGAATATCGCGACAGAACACGGCGTGGACGTATACGAAGATGCTGCCCAAGCGCACGGTGCATCGTTGCACGGACAATCCGTGGGATCCTTTGGACAGTTTGCAATGTTTAGCCTGTATCCCACTAAGAACATGACTAGTGGTGAGGGTGGCATGGTGACCGTTGCGACTGATGCGCTTGCCCGCACACTGAAGTTGTTGCGGAACCAAGGCATGGAGCGACAATACGACAATGAGATCATCGGATTTAACGCTCGGATGACTGATATTCATGCGGCAGTCGGGCGTGTCCAGCTCACCAAGGTGGGCAGCTGGACGGCGATGCGGCAAGACAATGCCGCCTTTTTTGATGCGAATCTTGAACACGTTGTCACTCCCACGGTTGTTGAGGGCGCAGTGCATGTGTATCACCAGTACACGATTCGGGTAGCTGATGATCGTGACGGCTTCGTGGCCGCACTGAAAAATGAATACAACGTGGGAGCCGGAGTGTATTACCCCATTCCGAATCATCGACTCCCATCTCTTGCTCAATATGCACCACAACTTGAGCTGCCGGAAACGGAAAAAGCCGCACGGGAAGTTGTCTCGCTACCAGTGCACCCTTCGCTGTCAACCCAAGACTTAGAACGCGTCGTCAGTGCGGTCAATAGTGTGGCAAAGGCAGGTGCATAG
- a CDS encoding Gfo/Idh/MocA family oxidoreductase → MTVLRAGLLGLGMMGRHHARVLREIDGIELVAIADVGGDKFGVAQGLPVFPDVDALIDAGIDIAVVAVPTQFHEEPALRLAAAGVHTLIEKPIAHSVEAGQRIVDAFTCAGLVGAVGHIERFNPALQQLRRRLEAGELGAVYQIQTRRQGPFPSRVADVGVGKDLASHDIDLTAWVAQSDYESLFANIAYKSGRNHEDLIAITGRLESGVVVNHLVNWLSPLKERITIVTGERGTFVADTGTSDLTFHANGTIPAEWERIAAFRGVSEGDVTRFAFSKPEPLRTQHEAFRDAILGKSSDTVTLGQGLRTLQIVESALDGARTNSVVRL, encoded by the coding sequence GTGACGGTGTTACGCGCAGGTCTGCTGGGCCTTGGCATGATGGGACGACACCACGCTCGAGTACTTCGCGAGATCGACGGCATCGAGCTGGTAGCGATTGCTGACGTTGGTGGCGACAAATTTGGCGTAGCCCAAGGGTTACCGGTCTTCCCCGACGTTGATGCGCTCATCGACGCGGGCATTGATATCGCCGTAGTCGCGGTCCCCACCCAGTTTCATGAAGAACCGGCACTTCGGCTTGCAGCCGCTGGGGTGCACACGCTAATTGAAAAGCCTATTGCTCACTCAGTCGAAGCAGGGCAACGAATCGTTGATGCTTTTACGTGTGCCGGGCTTGTGGGCGCAGTTGGTCATATCGAGCGGTTTAACCCCGCGTTGCAACAATTGCGGCGTCGCTTAGAAGCAGGCGAACTCGGCGCCGTCTATCAAATCCAGACTCGACGGCAGGGACCTTTTCCATCTCGCGTGGCAGATGTCGGCGTCGGAAAGGATCTTGCTTCACACGATATAGATCTCACGGCATGGGTAGCCCAATCGGACTATGAATCTTTGTTTGCAAATATCGCTTATAAATCGGGCCGCAACCACGAGGACCTCATCGCGATTACCGGACGTTTAGAATCTGGTGTTGTGGTCAACCACCTGGTGAACTGGCTCAGCCCATTGAAAGAGCGCATCACCATCGTTACAGGTGAGCGTGGCACGTTCGTAGCAGACACGGGGACAAGTGATCTGACATTCCATGCCAATGGGACCATACCGGCTGAGTGGGAACGTATCGCCGCGTTCCGAGGGGTTAGCGAAGGCGACGTCACTCGTTTTGCGTTCTCAAAACCCGAACCTTTACGGACTCAGCACGAAGCATTCCGCGACGCAATCCTAGGGAAATCTAGCGACACGGTCACCTTAGGGCAGGGACTGCGGACCCTTCAAATCGTTGAGTCGGCATTAGACGGTGCTCGAACCAATTCTGTCGTGCGATTATGA